In the genome of Polaromonas vacuolata, the window CCAGTTTGTCGATTGGTCTAGCAACGCCGTGCCCATCAGCACACTGGGCAATCTCGCTTGGGTAAGAGACTTTTTGGGCGCTACACAGGACCAACGCAGCCTAGCGGAGAGGACGGGACTGAGTGTTAGGGCTAGCTTGTGAGAGTCGCTGGCCTGGGCGCTAGCCCTAACCCTAACGCCACCGCCGCAACACAGACACCCGGGCAAAGTAGCGGCGAGCCAGCCGGCGTGAGCGCTGAGGTTTCACCTTGGGAAAGCTTTGTACTGGCAAAAAGTTCGGACGAGTTTTGCCGCGCTTGGCTGGCGCTGATATGCACTCAAATTGTGGGCGTTTGCGCCGCTGCGGTTTTGGTCGAGGATGGGCTAGCGCAGCGCTTTGTGCCGCTCGCAGCTTGGCCCGAAACTGCACCCGACATGGCTCGCTTGAGCGCAGTCGTGCAGCGGGCGTTGACCGAGAAGCGCGGCATTGTGCAGCCCGAGGTTAAGGACGCCGTGCGCTCCACGCATATTGCTTACCCCGTGTTGATGGGGTCCCGGGTGGGGGCTGTGGTGGCGCTGGATATGAGCGGCCTTGATGAGGACGTGCAACTTGCCTTGCGGCATATTCATTGGGCCAGTGCTTGGTTAACGAATATGTTTTCTCAGCGCGAATTAGATCTGGCTACCCAAGGTCAGGAACGTCTGGGGTCAGTGCTGGAGATCGTGGTCTCAGCCTTACGCCATGCCAAGTTTCAGCAGGCCTTGTTTGAAGTCGCCAACCAGTTGCGCCAGCGTTTTAAAGCCTCGCGCGTAGCCATTGGCTTGGCCGAGCATGCGCTGGTCAAGGTCACGGCGCTCTCAGAAGCCGCCACTTTTGAGCGCCACAGTCCCATGGTCAAAGCCTATAGCCGCGCAATGGATGAGGCGTTTGATCACGGTGCGCCGCTGTCTGCCAGCGCGCTAATTCGCACTCCGACAGAGGCTACTTCGCAGCAAGCCGCGTCGCCGCAGCATCACGCTTTGCTGGCTTGCTCGGGCGCTAGCCATGTGCTGTCTTATCCTTTGCTATTGGGCGCGCGCTGCCTCGGCGTGTTGCTCATTGAGCAGGACGGTGACGGTTTTACGGCCGCTGACATGATTTGGTTAGATGCTTTTGCGGCGCTGCTCACGCCCATCATTGCGCAGCGCAAAGCGGCAGAGGCCGGCGTGCTCGCCCGTCTGTCGGCGCAAAGTCAAAGCCTACTAGAAAAACTATTTGGCCCACGGCATCTGGTGTGGAAAGCTTCGGCTAGTTTGATGCTGCTGATATTTTCCCTGCTGCTACTGGTATCGCTGCCCTATCGGGTCACCGCTAAAACCGTGATCGAAGGCGAAGTTCAGCGCGTCAGCGCAGCGCCATTTGAGGGCTTTATTGCGGCCAGTTTTGTGCGCGCGGGCGACAGCGTCAAAACCGGGCAGTTGCTCGCCCAACTAGACGATCGCGATCTCAAAATCGAGCAACTGCGCTGGGCCAGCGAAGGTGAGCAGTACGACAACAAACTGCGCGAAGCCATGGCCAACGGAGATATGACTGGCGTGCAAGTCATAGGCGCTCAGCTCAGGCAATCACAGGCGCAACTCGCGCTGGTATCCGCAAAAATAGAGCGTGCGCAGTTGATAGCGCCTTACGCTGGCTTGGTGGTGTCGGGCGATCTGAGTCAGCAAATCGGCGCGCCGGTTGAGACCGGGAAAAAACTCTTTGAAATCGCACCATTGCAGCGTTACCGAATTATTTTGCAGGTCGATGAGCGCGAGATTCGGCATGTCAGCGTGGGCCAAGTGGGGCAGATTGTGATGACCGGTATTGCCAGCGATGCTATGCCCTTGAGCGTACTCAAGGTGACCCCGGTAGCCAGCGCGCAAGACGGTAAAAACTTTTTTCGCGTCGAGGCAAGTCTGGACCGTGTGCCTGACCATTTGCGGCCTGGCATGGAGGGCGTGGGCAAAATTGAAGTCGG includes:
- a CDS encoding HlyD family efflux transporter periplasmic adaptor subunit → MRVAGLGASPNPNATAATQTPGQSSGEPAGVSAEVSPWESFVLAKSSDEFCRAWLALICTQIVGVCAAAVLVEDGLAQRFVPLAAWPETAPDMARLSAVVQRALTEKRGIVQPEVKDAVRSTHIAYPVLMGSRVGAVVALDMSGLDEDVQLALRHIHWASAWLTNMFSQRELDLATQGQERLGSVLEIVVSALRHAKFQQALFEVANQLRQRFKASRVAIGLAEHALVKVTALSEAATFERHSPMVKAYSRAMDEAFDHGAPLSASALIRTPTEATSQQAASPQHHALLACSGASHVLSYPLLLGARCLGVLLIEQDGDGFTAADMIWLDAFAALLTPIIAQRKAAEAGVLARLSAQSQSLLEKLFGPRHLVWKASASLMLLIFSLLLLVSLPYRVTAKTVIEGEVQRVSAAPFEGFIAASFVRAGDSVKTGQLLAQLDDRDLKIEQLRWASEGEQYDNKLREAMANGDMTGVQVIGAQLRQSQAQLALVSAKIERAQLIAPYAGLVVSGDLSQQIGAPVETGKKLFEIAPLQRYRIILQVDEREIRHVSVGQVGQIVMTGIASDAMPLSVLKVTPVASAQDGKNFFRVEASLDRVPDHLRPGMEGVGKIEVGSRRLWWILTHSLTDWLSLSLWTWML